One window of the Oceanicaulis sp. genome contains the following:
- a CDS encoding peptidylprolyl isomerase: MSVNQASLLVFAALAALGLSACNPPSDPQTGAPAPSARDGLRFMERGAGEGRVAARVGDTVITVADVRREAAVRELVEDPDALTPEDAAFREALEELIDQRLLALEAVRRGVQNDPEARRRLAAAEERILGNVLVEQAVSDAVTEEAIARVYEEQSRLAPPAEELRARHILVDTREEADEVARLIAEGADFATLAASISQDPATRFEGGDLGYFTREGILPAFARVAFATPEGGVSAPFQTENGWHVLTVVDRRTQARPELDRMRPNIVRFLTLQGIDTLLGRIRETYPVTIVAGSVPAGLRAPEPAEGADEPETAPEDAPGGAPGR, from the coding sequence TTGAGTGTCAATCAAGCCAGCCTGCTCGTCTTCGCCGCGCTTGCGGCGCTGGGCCTGTCCGCCTGCAACCCGCCGTCCGATCCGCAGACCGGCGCGCCGGCGCCGTCCGCCCGCGACGGGCTGCGCTTCATGGAGCGCGGCGCCGGTGAGGGCCGCGTGGCCGCGCGGGTCGGCGACACCGTCATCACCGTCGCGGACGTGCGGCGCGAAGCCGCGGTGCGCGAACTGGTCGAGGACCCTGACGCGCTGACGCCCGAAGACGCGGCCTTCCGCGAGGCGCTGGAGGAACTGATCGATCAGCGCCTGCTCGCGCTTGAAGCCGTCCGGCGCGGGGTTCAGAACGATCCCGAAGCGCGCCGCAGGCTCGCCGCGGCCGAGGAGCGCATTCTCGGCAACGTGCTGGTCGAGCAGGCCGTTTCCGACGCGGTGACCGAAGAGGCGATCGCGCGGGTCTATGAAGAACAGTCCCGGCTCGCCCCGCCTGCGGAAGAGCTGCGCGCGCGGCATATCCTGGTCGATACGCGCGAGGAGGCCGACGAGGTGGCCCGCCTGATTGCAGAAGGTGCGGATTTCGCCACGCTCGCCGCCTCCATCAGCCAGGACCCGGCGACCCGGTTCGAGGGCGGCGATCTGGGATATTTCACCCGCGAGGGCATCCTGCCGGCGTTCGCGCGGGTCGCCTTCGCCACGCCCGAGGGCGGGGTGAGCGCGCCGTTCCAGACCGAGAACGGCTGGCATGTCCTCACCGTCGTGGACCGCCGCACCCAGGCCCGGCCCGAACTGGACCGGATGCGGCCCAATATCGTGCGCTTCCTGACCCTGCAGGGGATCGACACGCTTCTGGGCCGGATCCGCGAGACCTATCCGGTCACGATCGTGGCCGGTTCGGTCCCCGCAGGGCTGCGTGCGCCCGAGCCCGCCGAGGGTGCGGACGAGCCCGAAACCGCCCCCGAGGACGCCCCCGGCGGCGCGCCGGGCCGTTAG
- a CDS encoding (deoxy)nucleoside triphosphate pyrophosphohydrolase yields MAVSKQRLLLVAACALVDTDGRVLIAQRPEGKPQAGLWEFPGGKVEAGESPEQAVIRELREELGVEPCEQCLQPFAFASHPFADGRHLLMPLFVCRRWDGFVDPREGQQIAWLRPERLSDKPLVPADLPLAAELRDRLVGARV; encoded by the coding sequence ATGGCAGTGTCAAAACAGCGCCTTCTTCTCGTCGCGGCGTGCGCCCTGGTCGACACTGACGGCCGGGTACTGATCGCGCAGCGGCCCGAAGGCAAGCCGCAAGCGGGGCTCTGGGAGTTTCCAGGCGGCAAGGTCGAGGCGGGAGAGAGCCCTGAACAGGCCGTGATCCGCGAGCTGCGTGAGGAACTGGGAGTCGAACCGTGCGAACAATGCTTGCAGCCTTTCGCCTTCGCCTCCCATCCGTTCGCGGACGGCCGTCACCTGCTGATGCCGCTTTTCGTCTGCCGGCGCTGGGACGGCTTCGTCGATCCCAGGGAAGGCCAGCAGATCGCCTGGCTGAGACCGGAACGCCTCAGCGACAAGCCGCTGGTCCCCGCCGATCTGCCGCTGGCCGCCGAGCTGCGCGACCGGCTGGTGGGCGCGCGGGTCTGA
- a CDS encoding Flp family type IVb pilin, whose translation MNSFLADERGATAIEYGLVAALITLVIISGITALGGGADGMWSNNSDRINAAFQSSP comes from the coding sequence CTGAACAGCTTTCTCGCCGACGAGCGCGGCGCCACGGCGATCGAATACGGTCTGGTCGCGGCCCTCATCACGCTGGTGATCATCAGCGGGATTACGGCGCTGGGCGGGGGCGCGGACGGCATGTGGAGCAATAATTCCGACCGCATCAACGCCGCCTTCCAATCCTCGCCCTAG
- a CDS encoding DUF6265 family protein, translating to MITVFAALLGAAALQAAPVEAQPDRIEAGWLEGCWEGRGFGLPATECWMSAPSGRMTGMFQLLEEDGGQRFSEILIIDTFEDGPALRLKHFDAELKGWEEKDEFLSFPFVEQSENRLVFRGLEFRLEAEDRLVIDLSMRRGGEPHVERFEFVRAR from the coding sequence ATGATCACCGTTTTTGCCGCATTGCTGGGCGCAGCCGCGCTTCAGGCCGCGCCCGTCGAGGCGCAGCCGGACCGCATCGAAGCGGGCTGGCTGGAAGGGTGCTGGGAGGGTCGCGGCTTCGGCCTGCCGGCCACCGAATGCTGGATGAGCGCGCCGTCGGGCCGGATGACCGGCATGTTCCAGTTGCTCGAAGAGGACGGCGGCCAGCGCTTTTCCGAGATCCTGATCATCGACACGTTCGAGGACGGGCCCGCCCTGCGCCTGAAGCATTTCGACGCCGAGCTGAAAGGCTGGGAGGAGAAGGACGAGTTTCTGAGCTTCCCCTTCGTCGAGCAGTCCGAAAACCGGCTCGTCTTCCGCGGCCTCGAATTCCGGCTCGAAGCCGAGGACCGACTGGTCATCGATCTCAGCATGCGCCGCGGCGGCGAACCGCACGTCGAACGCTTTGAGTTCGTCCGGGCGCGCTAG
- a CDS encoding methyltransferase domain-containing protein: MALNLISAKPAPPPEDGPPRLFDRALLRRRRDRAAGEFSSYDFLHARVADDLLDRVEAISRDFDTCLVIGGGGAVGRALTGRPGAAKKIGTLIEADLSPAMAALSDHPSLALDEEFLPVREGSVDLVLSCLSLHWTNDLVGALIQINYALKADGFFAGAIFGGATLTELRQAMKTAESELGREPAPRVSPFADTIDMAGLLSRAGFAMPVGDVDRVTARYGNSFVLMRDLRKMGETSALSDRPRTPGTKALFVKTAEAYAHAFAEDDGKVPASFEIIHFAGWAPHPDQPRPKRPGSATHRLADALGTREHGAGDTAGG, translated from the coding sequence GAACCTGATCTCCGCAAAGCCCGCCCCTCCTCCCGAAGACGGCCCGCCGCGCCTGTTCGACCGCGCGCTGTTGAGGCGGCGGCGCGATCGCGCAGCGGGGGAATTTTCATCCTACGACTTTCTTCATGCGCGTGTCGCGGACGATCTTCTCGACCGGGTCGAGGCGATCAGCCGGGATTTCGACACCTGCCTTGTGATCGGCGGCGGCGGCGCGGTGGGCCGGGCGCTGACCGGCCGGCCCGGCGCGGCGAAGAAGATCGGCACGCTGATCGAGGCCGATCTGTCGCCCGCCATGGCGGCGCTGAGCGATCATCCTTCCCTCGCCCTAGACGAGGAATTCCTGCCGGTCCGCGAGGGCTCGGTCGATCTGGTGCTGAGCTGCCTTTCGCTTCACTGGACGAACGATCTCGTCGGCGCGCTCATCCAGATCAATTACGCGCTGAAGGCCGACGGCTTCTTCGCGGGCGCGATCTTCGGCGGCGCGACCCTGACCGAGCTGAGACAGGCGATGAAGACCGCAGAGAGCGAACTGGGCCGCGAACCCGCGCCCCGCGTCTCGCCCTTCGCCGATACGATCGACATGGCCGGGCTTCTGAGCCGGGCCGGGTTCGCCATGCCGGTCGGCGATGTCGACCGGGTCACCGCGCGCTACGGCAATTCCTTCGTTCTGATGCGCGACCTACGGAAAATGGGCGAAACCAGCGCGCTATCCGACCGGCCCCGCACGCCGGGCACGAAAGCGCTGTTCGTGAAGACCGCCGAGGCCTACGCCCACGCCTTCGCCGAAGACGACGGCAAGGTCCCGGCGAGCTTCGAGATCATCCATTTCGCCGGCTGGGCGCCCCATCCCGATCAGCCCAGGCCCAAACGGCCGGGCTCGGCGACGCACAGGCTTGCGGACGCGCTGGGGACCCGCGAGCACGGCGCAGGCGACACCGCGGGCGGCTAG